The Fructilactobacillus ixorae genome has a window encoding:
- a CDS encoding DUF3923 family protein, translating into MLRYNKRSQGGEVTMKLWKATLVLEILSFLVLATALFMRHKAGAGVVQTLSTRLIALAVLIIFYLIIFGLQACWYAWLHKKNH; encoded by the coding sequence ATGTTACGATATAACAAACGGTCACAAGGTGGTGAAGTTACAATGAAACTCTGGAAAGCGACCCTCGTTTTGGAAATTCTCAGCTTCTTGGTGTTAGCAACGGCTCTGTTCATGCGCCACAAAGCCGGGGCAGGCGTGGTCCAAACCCTTTCTACGCGCCTCATTGCGCTGGCCGTCCTCATTATTTTTTATTTAATCATCTTCGGACTTCAAGCCTGCTGGTACGCCTGGTTACACAAAAAAAACCACTAA
- the purR gene encoding pur operon repressor, with protein MKIKRSERLVDMTDYLLNRPHALIPLTFFAQRYDSAKSSISEDLTILKRTFQARGIGLVETVPGAAGGAKYIPYILKEAADHFMDDVIAILNNSHRLLPGGYVYMSDILGDPEKLRYLGRMIATQYLNQRVDAVLTVATRGIPIAQAASAYLNVPLVIARHDTNITEGSTVSVNYVSGSSKKIKRMTISKRSLDEGANVLIVDDFIHGGGTINGLTSLIEEFDCNLVGSTFFAEGASKSGTQTVGNYTSLVKMENEANGEMRITKGNYDEKIFGSK; from the coding sequence ATGAAAATTAAGCGAAGTGAACGATTGGTAGACATGACTGATTACTTGTTAAATCGCCCGCACGCGTTAATTCCGTTAACGTTTTTTGCACAGCGTTATGACTCAGCCAAGTCCTCCATTAGTGAAGACCTGACCATTTTAAAACGGACGTTTCAAGCCCGGGGGATTGGATTAGTGGAAACCGTTCCAGGCGCAGCCGGTGGGGCCAAGTACATTCCTTACATTTTAAAGGAAGCCGCCGACCACTTTATGGATGACGTGATTGCCATTTTGAATAATTCCCACCGGTTACTGCCCGGTGGCTACGTCTATATGTCAGATATTCTGGGCGATCCCGAAAAGTTGCGGTACCTAGGCCGGATGATTGCTACGCAGTATCTGAACCAGCGCGTGGACGCGGTTTTAACCGTTGCTACCCGGGGAATTCCGATTGCGCAAGCCGCCTCGGCTTATTTAAACGTGCCCTTAGTAATTGCGAGACACGATACGAATATTACGGAAGGCTCCACCGTCAGCGTTAACTACGTTTCGGGCTCCAGTAAGAAAATCAAACGGATGACGATTTCCAAACGGAGTTTAGATGAGGGCGCGAACGTGTTGATCGTAGACGACTTCATTCACGGTGGGGGCACGATTAACGGGCTTACTTCCCTAATCGAAGAATTTGACTGTAATTTAGTGGGGAGTACCTTCTTTGCCGAAGGAGCCTCCAAGAGTGGGACCCAAACGGTCGGAAACTATACGTCGTTGGTTAAAATGGAAAATGAGGCTAACGGTGAGATGCGCATTACCAAGGGTAATTATGACGAAAAAATTTTTGGAAGTAAGTAG
- a CDS encoding metal ABC transporter permease — protein sequence MFSFDFMRNAYLASTMIAIVCGFIGVFVVARNMSFLTHTLSEIGFAGAAFGMFVGLTPLNGMLLFTMVSSVLVGRMSTKAARREDSISAISGLFIGLGVLFLALSNKSASYATNILFGSVVGISQGDVYQMVVLAAIVLIILFLIYRSLKFDSFDPVGAKAQHVKSGLISVVFLLLLALSVSVAAQIVGSLLIFILLTLPAASAKYFAHSVSGMIGVAILCGLIGVWGGLYLGYVTNLPVSFFIATIECGLYFTALGYNYLRER from the coding sequence AGTACGATGATTGCAATTGTTTGTGGCTTTATTGGGGTCTTTGTGGTTGCCCGGAACATGTCGTTTTTGACCCATACCCTGTCAGAAATTGGCTTTGCGGGCGCGGCCTTTGGGATGTTTGTGGGGCTAACGCCGTTAAACGGAATGTTGCTCTTTACCATGGTTAGTTCCGTGCTGGTCGGAAGGATGAGTACGAAGGCGGCCCGGCGAGAGGATTCGATTAGTGCGATTTCTGGGTTGTTTATTGGACTAGGGGTTTTGTTTTTAGCTCTGTCCAATAAGAGTGCCAGCTATGCTACCAACATTTTATTTGGGAGCGTCGTGGGCATTAGTCAAGGGGACGTGTACCAAATGGTGGTCTTAGCCGCCATCGTCTTAATCATTTTGTTTTTAATCTATCGGAGTTTAAAGTTTGATTCGTTTGATCCGGTCGGGGCCAAGGCCCAGCACGTGAAGAGTGGATTGATTTCAGTTGTCTTTTTACTGCTGTTAGCGCTTAGTGTTTCGGTGGCCGCCCAGATTGTAGGGTCGTTATTGATCTTTATCCTGTTAACATTACCAGCCGCCAGCGCAAAGTACTTTGCCCACTCGGTAAGTGGTATGATCGGTGTGGCGATTTTGTGCGGGTTAATCGGAGTTTGGGGTGGTTTATACCTCGGCTACGTTACGAACCTGCCGGTTAGCTTTTTCATTGCCACCATCGAGTGTGGACTTTACTTTACGGCGCTTGGATATAATTATCTACGGGAACGGTAA